From a region of the Carassius auratus strain Wakin chromosome 31, ASM336829v1, whole genome shotgun sequence genome:
- the sp7 gene encoding transcription factor Sp7 → MAASILEEETRYGSSPLAMLTATCNKFGNTSPIRDSATPGKAGSTVPVKKAYSMTSELQSPKNNVRGNEGIADSYSGSFSSAGGLLTPTGSPPPAPTGAYGSEYNPFSSFQTSSASQDPSLLGTKATADCLTSVNTYLDMTHPYGSWYKGIHPGITAAPANATSSWWDVHTNSNWLSAGQPQPESLQAPLQPVGPQTSLNPQMGSYTPDFTSLNPAPYSSVGLSSSSHLLQSSQHMLPQDMYKPKPVPSSGILDNSLGLKPVRGSPGYTGGSTTGRSSCDCPNCQELERLGASAASLRKKPVHSCHIPGCGKVYGKASHLKAHLRWHTGERPFVCNWLFCGKRFTRSDELERHVRTHTREKKFTCLLCNKRFTRSDHLSKHQKTHAEASLQGKAPEEETEPRGTEEPTDSGKVAPQGPAGGMQDPTAVGEEKNSTGNGVDSSSGLLEI, encoded by the exons ATGGCCGCGTCGATTCTGGAG GAGGAAACACGTTATGGATCCAGTCCCTTGGCTATGCTAACCGCCACCTGCAACAAGTTTGGAAACACCAGTCCAATCCGAGACTCCGCCACGCCCGGAAAAGCGGGAAGCACGGTACCAGTTAAGAAAGCCTACAGCATGACCTCTGAACTCCAGAGCCCTAAGAATAACGTGCGAGGCAATGAGGGCATCGCGGACTCTTACAGCGGCTCCTTCAGCTCCGCCGGGGGTTTGCTCACCCCAACCGGCAGCCCTCCTCCTGCTCCCACGGGAGCGTACGGCTCCGAATACAACCCGTTCTCCAGTTTCCAAACCTCTAGTGCCTCTCAAGACCCTTCGCTCCTGGGGACCAAAGCCACGGCGGACTGCCTGACCAGCGTCAACACCTACTTGGACATGACGCATCCCTACGGCTCCTGGTACAAAGGCATCCATCCCGGAATCACGGCTGCTCCTGCGAACGCAACATCTTCTTGGTGGGACGTCCACACCAACTCAAACTGGCTAAGCGCAGGACAACCTCAACCTGAGAGCCTCCAAGCGCCCTTGCAACCCGTCGGACCTCAAACGTCCCTCAACCCTCAGATGGGTAGTTACACTCCTGATTTTACGTCTCTAAACCCAGCGCCATATTCTTCCGTAGGATTGAGCTCGTCCTCGCACCTGCTCCAGTCCTCACAGCACATGCTCCCGCAGGACATGTACAAACCCAAACCCGTCCCATCTTCTGGAATCCTGGACAATTCCTTGGGACTCAAACCGGTTCGGGGATCTCCCGGATACACCGGCGGATCTACCACCGGAAGGTCTTCTTGCGATTGCCCGAACTGCCAAGAGTTGGAGAGGCTTGGTGCCTCGGCCGCATCCCTGCGCAAGAAACCCGTCCACAGCTGCCACATTCCCGGCTGCGGGAAGGTCTACGGCAAGGCCTCGCACCTCAAAGCCCACCTGCGTTGGCACACGGGCGAACGACCATTCGTCTGCAACTGGCTCTTCTGCGGGAAGCGGTTCACTCGCTCCGACGAGCTGGAGCGCCACGTCCGCACCCACACTCGCGAAAAGAAGTTCACTTGTCTCCTGTGCAACAAGCGCTTCACTCGAAGCGACCACCTCAGCAAACATCAGAAGACCCACGCGGAAGCCAGCCTTCAAGGGAAGGCTCCAGAAGAGGAGACCGAGCCCAGAGGAACCGAGGAACCGACGGATTCCGGTAAAGTGGCTCCTCAGGGGCCCGCGGGAGGCATGCAGGACCCAACAGCTGtcggagaagaaaaaaacagcacgGGGAACGGAGTGGACAGCAGCAGTGGGCTGCTAGAGATATAA